A segment of the Bacillus licheniformis DSM 13 = ATCC 14580 genome:
ATCGTCATAATTGGCAGAGCCGACAATCTCAATCAGCTTGGATCTCACTTGTGAGGAAATCATGTATGATCACATCCTTTACCAATTATTATACAAAATCAAACGCTTTCAAAAAATCATTCTTTTAAACTTCAAATATAAAAAAGAACCCGTTTTCAAAGGAAACGAGGTTCTTTGCGGAAAGCATCAGGTTGCAAGGCTGATTGCTTGATTAAGCACTTTTGCCCCGTCCATCATTCCATAAGCCATTTGGTCAATGACGGCCACGGGTGTATGATACGGCTTGGCACGCTCTGTCATTTGCCCTTTTAAATACCGGACCTGCGGACCAATCAGTATCACATCAATTTCATCCAGATCGCTTGGCAAATCTGCCTCAGCATACGCATTAATTTCCGCCTTCAATGAACGGTTTTCCGCTTCTTCCCGCATTTTTTTTACCAATATACTCGTAGACATTCCGGCTGAACATACAAGTGCGATCTTCATTTTTCTCTTCCTTTCCCAAGCTCTTGATATAAATCAATCATTTCTTTCGCCAAATCTTTTACAGTTATGGCTGTCATTAAATGGTCCTGAGCATGGATTAATAATAGATTGGGTGAAAGGCCTGCGCCCTGTGCTTCTTTTTGCAGGAGGCGGGTTTGTGCCTGATGCGCTTGGTTCAGCTCCGATTCTGCTTCTTGTATCTTTTGATAACCGGTTTCGCATTCGTGATGTTTCACAAGCTGCAACGCTTCCATTGCAGAAGAACGCGCATTTCCGGCGTGAAGGATGATTTCAAATGAGACCTGTTCCAATTGAAGTGTATCTGCCATAACATTCACTCCTTATTTATTCATTTTCTGTCTGGTGCAAGGCGGAACGTTGAGCCGCTTTTATAAACGGGAGGTAGAGCAGGGTGGCCAGCACCAGGTTGAAGATTTGCAAAAAGACCCCTCGGACTGATCCTCCGGTGACAAGATATCCGCTGACAATCGGAGGCGTCGTCCACGGAAGGATCGCCACAGTTTTCGGGACGAGACCGGAAGCCAAAGCGATATATGATGTAATCGTCAAAATTAATGGAATCAAGATAAACGGAATGAACATGATCGGGTTTAATACAATAGGAAGGCCGAACAGAACGGGTTCATTGATGTTAAAAAGGCCGGGTGCGAGAGACACCTTTCCTATCGTTTTGTAGTGCTTCGATTTCACGGCAATTAAAATGGCGGCAAGCAGAGCCAATGTTGTTCCCGATCCCCCCATAAATACGTAAGAATCGAAGAAAGGCTTTGTCACAATATACGGCACTTCAAAAGCGCTCATTCCTTGCGAGAATAAGTGCTGATTTTCCTGAATGAGCGGGAGGTAGACGGATTCCATGATCGGCCCGAGGATGTTTGTTCCATGCAATCCAAAGAACCAGAGCAAATGATTCAAGAAAGTAAAAATCAAGGCTGACCCAACCGTGTTGGAAAGGCCTTGAAGCGGCTCTTGAATCGTGCTGAAAACAAGCTCATGGATGCTTTGCCCCGAAAAGTGAACGATCAGAGCGTTACATAGCCCGGCAGTGGATAAGATGACGGCAGCCGGCAATAGAGCATTCAAGGATTTTGTGACGCCGTCAGGCACTCCTTCAGGCATTTTGATTTTCAATTTCTCATTTTTGGAAAACAGCCGGAAGACTTCTGTCGACAGCAAAGCCACGATTAAGCCGACGAACAGACCTTGGGCTCCCAGCCAAGTCATTGAGAAGCCAAAGTCTTCAGTGGTCGGTGTAAGCACGGCGAATGCGCCAACCCCGATTAATGCGGCAGACAGACCATCTGTGTGATATGACTCGGCCAGCTTGAAGCTGACAGCCGCAACGGCTAAAAGGCTCAACAGAGCAAAAGAGCCATTCCATATCGCTCCGCCGACAGCCGTCCATCCCTCGCCGAAAAGACCGGTCATAAAGTTTTGAAACGCCGGTATTGGAAAATTATTGACCAGGATGGCGAGGGAACCGATGATGATAAGAGGCATAATGGCGATGAATCCGTCGCGTATTGCAATCAGGTGCCTTTGGGAACCGATCCTTCCGGCGATCGGCATGATGTTTGATTCGATGAATGCCATCATTTTATTTTGTTTCATGTGCACGGACCTCCTCAAAAAATTGCGGGAGATAACGTTTATGAGCCTCGAGCATTTCATCGAGCACCTTTTGAGCTTTGTGATCAGAAGAGACCAATGGATTGGTGATCATGGCTAAGTATGCCGTATCGTAGTCGCCGGTGACCGCAGCTTCAATCACTAATTGTTCAAATTTTTTCATCAAGATGATCGGCCCGCTGATGGCATCGGGCAGTTTTCCGACGGTCAGGGGAATCGGTCCGCTTTTTGTAATGACACTGTTGACTTCGATCACCGCATCATCTGGAAGGTCTGGTATGCTTCCTTTATTCAGTGTGTTCACGGTCTGAATATCCATTGAATGATGATAAAGCGAGTTCATTAATGAGCAGGCTGATTCACTATAGTAAGCTCCGCCGCGGCTTTCCAGTTCTTTAGGCTTTTCATGGATCTTGGCGTCTTTGTATCTCTCAAACAGCTGCCGCTCCACTTCCATGACGGTTTCTGCGCGCGTCCCTTTGTTATTGTACGCTTCGATATCTTTTGCGAGCGCATCTTCATGTTGATAATAGTACTGATGATAAGGGCTCGGAAGCATTCGCAAAGACCGCAAAAATTGGCGATTCCACGGCAGCGCCGCAATATTGGAAGGCGAGTAGCCGAAGTGATCATTCAACAGAAGCTCAATCGTCTCTTCTGTCCGGTCGATCCCGTCGATCCAAACTCTTTTTCCGAAAACAAAATGATTGATGCCCGCGAATTCAATCATGACGAGGTTTACATCCACGCCGAAAATTTCTGCGATGCTATTTTTCATGTTGTAAGGAATATTGCATACCCCGACGACCTTTTGATGAGGTCCGTGCTTCAGCAAAGCTTCCGTCACGATGCCCGCCGGATTGGTAAAGTTAATCAGCCATGCTTCGGGACAAATCTCATGAATATCGCGGGCGATATCCAGCATAAAGGGAATTGTGCGCAAAGCTTTAAACATGCCGCCCGCCCCGTTTGTTTCCTGGCCGATCAGGCCGTGGCTGAGCGGAATTTTTTCGTCTAAAGCTCTCGCCTTCAGTCCGCCGACTCTGATTTGAACCGTTACGAAATCGGCGCCTTTCAATGCTTTTGCCCGATCTATTGTATGGCTCAGTTCGATGGGAACCCCCGCATGTCTGATCATTCGCTTCGCGAGTTCTGAGACGATGCGAAGCTTTTCTTTGCCCTCCTCGATATCAACCAGTACAATCTCATTCACTGGAAATTGATGATGCCGTTTGATGATGCCTTCAATGATTTCTGGTGTGTAGCTGGAACCTCCGCCTATAACAACTACTTTCAGCGCCATAATCCCCCTCCTTAACTCTCTTTTATGAAAGCGCTTCACACAATTGAAACTTAACATGTTATAACAAATTTGTCCATACATATTTGTTATAACAAATTGTTTTTTGGGGGAACTTTTTGTGTTATTCTATAATTACGAACTCACCCCAAAGGAGAAAATGTATGGCGAAACAACCACAGCTCCACAGTCAAATTAAACAAGATATTGTAGATAAGATTGAAAGCGGTTATTATCCGCCGGGCAGCCTGTTGCCGACGGAGTCCGAGTTTTGCAAAATTTATGATGTCAGCCGGACGACGCTGCGGACCGCGCTGAATCATTTGCTTATGGAAGGGGCTATTTACCGAAAGCAGGGAAAAGGGACATTTGTCGCCAAAGGAAAAGTAAAGCAGATCTTAAGCTCCAGCAGCCTCCGCTATGCAGAACAATTGAAGGCTCAAGGCTTTAAACCGAAAATCAAGGTTGTTGATTTGCAAAAAATAAAGCCGTCCGAAAAACTCCAAACCCGTCTCGGAATCGACGCTGAACAAATGGTCTATCAAGTAAAAAGAATCCGCTATGCAGACGATGAAGAAATCCAGTTTGAAACAGCCTATATCAGAACGGATCTCGTACCCGAAGTAACGGAAGAAATGGCGAATATCTCACTTTACCAGTGCATCAGCAGGCAGGGAAACAACATTAAAAGAACAGAGGAGCAAATCAAGATTGTGATTTCTGATGAGGAGATTGCACACCATTTAAATATTACACAAGGCACGCCTTGCTTCCAGATATCGACGCAAACATTTTTGGCGTCTGAAGAGGTTGTCGAGTATTCTATGGCCTATTTTCGCGGTGACCGCGTTGAGTTCTTCATTGAACGCGATTATGGACAAAGGGGGAAATGAAAGCGTGAAATCTCTAATCATAAATGCAGATGATTTTGGATTTTCAAGGGGAGTCAACCTTGGCATTATTGAAGCTTTCCAGCACGGGGTCCTCACATCGACTACCCTCATGGTCAATATGCAAGAAGCGGATCATGCCGTCGAACTCGCACGGCAAAATCCAGAACTCGGAGTCGGGATCCACTTGACATTGACGGCCGGGCGTCCGATTCTTGGCGGACTGCATACGATAACAGATGAAGAAGGGAATTTTCGCAAGCTTTTGTATTACCAAGGTTTTTTCGACATTGATCTTGAGGAAGTATATCGAGAGTGGAAAGCGCAAATAGAGAAGGCTTTGTCCTGCGGTTTAAATCCGACACATATCGACAGCCATCATCATATTCATACATACGGAAATCTCCCTGAGGTGTTTGTAGAGGTTGCGAAAGAGTATGATCTGCCTTGCAGAAAGGTCAATCATGACCATCCTTCACTGTGGAAGGGTGTAAGGTCTAACGATGCTTTTGAGCTGAAAGTCGACCGATTGAAGGATCTATCGAGCTTCTTTAATGATTATCAAGACGCAGCTGTGATTGAAGTGATGTGCCATCCGGCTTATGTCGATAAATGTCTGCTTGAAAAATCGTCCTTCCATTATCCTCGGGCATATGAACTTTCACTGCTGACGGAACCTTCTCTCAAAGCCGCTTTACAACACTGTCCGGATATTCGCCTCACGTCTTACGCCGGTCTATGAAAGAGATGCCGCTTCTATTCCTTGGCTTAATAAGATGTGAAATGGGGTAGGAAGCGGCGGTTGTTTAGTCAAATACTTCATATTTACAGTTTGGAAAATTCTGATTAATATAAATTTGTCATAACAAATTTATGCATTCTTCATCATTGGAAAGTCTTCTTTTACACTTAAATGTATAGACGTCTATACGTGTTTCACCCTCTGCACAACCAGCTTTTTCAAACGCCAAAGTTTTGATGAAATGATGTTGTCAATCTCACTTATGTAAGCGTTTTCCCTTGTTGTCTTCAATGTATCTGCTGCTATTAGATGACAAGGAAAAATATAAAACCAGCAAAAAAGGCGGTGAGGAAAAAGAGAGTTCTAGTTTCATAGCTTGCCAAAAAATTGCTTGTAAAGGAGATGAAAATCGTGTTGATCAACAAAAGCAAAAAGTTTTTCGTTTTTTCTTTCATTTTTGTTATGATGCTGAGCCTCTCATTTGTGAATGGGGAAGTTGCAAAAGCCGATTCCGGAAAAAACTATAAAATCATCGGCTACTATCCATCATGGGGTGCTTATGGAAGGGATTTTCAAGTTTGGGATATGGACGTTTCGAAAGTCAGCCACATTAATTATGCCTTTGCTGATATTTGCTGGGAGGGAAGGCATGGAAACCCTGATCCGACAGGCCCCAATCCTCAAACGTGGTCATGCCAGGATGAAAACGGAGTGATCGACGCGCCAAATGGAACAATCGTGATGGGCGATCCCTGGATTGACGCACAAAAGTCAAATCCCGGGGATGTCTGGGATGAACCGATCCGCGGCAACTTTAAACAATTGTTGAAGCTGAAAAAGAGCCACCCTCATTTGAAAACGTTCATATCGGTCGGGG
Coding sequences within it:
- the chbG gene encoding chitin disaccharide deacetylase, yielding MKSLIINADDFGFSRGVNLGIIEAFQHGVLTSTTLMVNMQEADHAVELARQNPELGVGIHLTLTAGRPILGGLHTITDEEGNFRKLLYYQGFFDIDLEEVYREWKAQIEKALSCGLNPTHIDSHHHIHTYGNLPEVFVEVAKEYDLPCRKVNHDHPSLWKGVRSNDAFELKVDRLKDLSSFFNDYQDAAVIEVMCHPAYVDKCLLEKSSFHYPRAYELSLLTEPSLKAALQHCPDIRLTSYAGL
- a CDS encoding 6-phospho-beta-glucosidase, producing the protein MALKVVVIGGGSSYTPEIIEGIIKRHHQFPVNEIVLVDIEEGKEKLRIVSELAKRMIRHAGVPIELSHTIDRAKALKGADFVTVQIRVGGLKARALDEKIPLSHGLIGQETNGAGGMFKALRTIPFMLDIARDIHEICPEAWLINFTNPAGIVTEALLKHGPHQKVVGVCNIPYNMKNSIAEIFGVDVNLVMIEFAGINHFVFGKRVWIDGIDRTEETIELLLNDHFGYSPSNIAALPWNRQFLRSLRMLPSPYHQYYYQHEDALAKDIEAYNNKGTRAETVMEVERQLFERYKDAKIHEKPKELESRGGAYYSESACSLMNSLYHHSMDIQTVNTLNKGSIPDLPDDAVIEVNSVITKSGPIPLTVGKLPDAISGPIILMKKFEQLVIEAAVTGDYDTAYLAMITNPLVSSDHKAQKVLDEMLEAHKRYLPQFFEEVRAHETK
- a CDS encoding PTS lactose/cellobiose transporter subunit IIA produces the protein MADTLQLEQVSFEIILHAGNARSSAMEALQLVKHHECETGYQKIQEAESELNQAHQAQTRLLQKEAQGAGLSPNLLLIHAQDHLMTAITVKDLAKEMIDLYQELGKGREK
- a CDS encoding GntR family transcriptional regulator, yielding MAKQPQLHSQIKQDIVDKIESGYYPPGSLLPTESEFCKIYDVSRTTLRTALNHLLMEGAIYRKQGKGTFVAKGKVKQILSSSSLRYAEQLKAQGFKPKIKVVDLQKIKPSEKLQTRLGIDAEQMVYQVKRIRYADDEEIQFETAYIRTDLVPEVTEEMANISLYQCISRQGNNIKRTEEQIKIVISDEEIAHHLNITQGTPCFQISTQTFLASEEVVEYSMAYFRGDRVEFFIERDYGQRGK
- a CDS encoding PTS sugar transporter subunit IIB; this encodes MKIALVCSAGMSTSILVKKMREEAENRSLKAEINAYAEADLPSDLDEIDVILIGPQVRYLKGQMTERAKPYHTPVAVIDQMAYGMMDGAKVLNQAISLAT
- the celB gene encoding PTS cellobiose transporter subunit IIC, whose protein sequence is MKQNKMMAFIESNIMPIAGRIGSQRHLIAIRDGFIAIMPLIIIGSLAILVNNFPIPAFQNFMTGLFGEGWTAVGGAIWNGSFALLSLLAVAAVSFKLAESYHTDGLSAALIGVGAFAVLTPTTEDFGFSMTWLGAQGLFVGLIVALLSTEVFRLFSKNEKLKIKMPEGVPDGVTKSLNALLPAAVILSTAGLCNALIVHFSGQSIHELVFSTIQEPLQGLSNTVGSALIFTFLNHLLWFFGLHGTNILGPIMESVYLPLIQENQHLFSQGMSAFEVPYIVTKPFFDSYVFMGGSGTTLALLAAILIAVKSKHYKTIGKVSLAPGLFNINEPVLFGLPIVLNPIMFIPFILIPLILTITSYIALASGLVPKTVAILPWTTPPIVSGYLVTGGSVRGVFLQIFNLVLATLLYLPFIKAAQRSALHQTENE